A single genomic interval of Streptomyces showdoensis harbors:
- a CDS encoding pyridoxal phosphate-dependent decarboxylase family protein, with amino-acid sequence MISTGSNAALAGRPEGLEQLRSLLDTALGALGDAALKRGGPVAAGGPEAAVAAVGEVLGGGRFLAEEPSAERVTELFEAYARWSVDLTHPSAVARMQCAPTAASAAAELLAASLNQSLHAWESGPFALELERRLIAEMASWVGFGPEAGGTLTPGGSISNLMGLLFSRDRALKDSGEVSATGLAGRAVRPRVLCSAAAHFSVARAAGFLGLGRSAVVKVPVDDRGRMLADEARRIVEGFAPDEVPVAIVATAGTTDHGSFDPLPELADLAAEFGIWLHVDAAYGIGALFSPTLAPLLDGLGRADSVAFDLHKFGWVPASSSVVVVRDRKHMECLDEQAVYLNPSDDEALGFTALLGTSLQTTRRSDALKMAATLLTVGREGMGAWVDACHAQARYAAGRIAAAEGLELVADPLLSTVIFRCAPTDGTPVDDESAWNAAVRRRLMTDGRALLARTKIAGPDGTPRVHLKLVFLNPMTTEDDIDALLADVSAAARGLAREAAAER; translated from the coding sequence ATGATCTCCACCGGCAGCAACGCAGCGCTCGCGGGCCGTCCCGAGGGCCTGGAGCAGCTCAGGAGCCTCCTGGACACGGCGCTCGGCGCGCTCGGCGACGCCGCCCTCAAGCGCGGCGGCCCGGTCGCGGCCGGCGGACCGGAGGCCGCGGTGGCCGCGGTGGGCGAGGTGCTGGGCGGCGGGCGCTTCCTCGCCGAGGAGCCCAGCGCCGAGCGGGTGACGGAGCTGTTCGAGGCGTACGCGCGCTGGTCCGTCGACCTCACCCACCCGTCGGCCGTGGCCCGGATGCAGTGCGCCCCGACGGCCGCGTCCGCCGCGGCCGAGCTGCTCGCCGCCTCGCTCAACCAGTCGCTGCACGCCTGGGAGAGCGGCCCCTTCGCGCTCGAACTGGAGCGGCGGCTGATCGCGGAGATGGCCTCCTGGGTCGGCTTCGGCCCCGAGGCCGGCGGCACCCTGACGCCCGGCGGCTCCATCTCCAACCTGATGGGCCTGCTGTTCAGCCGCGACCGCGCGCTGAAGGACTCCGGCGAGGTGTCGGCGACCGGGCTGGCCGGCCGCGCGGTCCGGCCGCGCGTCCTGTGCTCCGCCGCCGCCCACTTCTCGGTCGCCCGCGCCGCCGGCTTCCTCGGGCTCGGCCGGTCCGCCGTGGTCAAGGTGCCGGTGGACGACCGGGGCCGGATGCTCGCCGACGAGGCCCGCCGGATCGTCGAGGGCTTCGCGCCCGACGAGGTGCCGGTCGCGATCGTCGCCACGGCCGGCACCACCGACCACGGCTCCTTCGACCCGCTGCCCGAACTGGCCGACCTCGCAGCCGAGTTCGGGATCTGGCTGCACGTCGACGCCGCGTACGGCATCGGCGCGCTGTTCTCGCCGACGCTGGCCCCGCTCCTGGACGGCCTCGGCCGGGCCGACTCGGTCGCCTTCGACCTGCACAAGTTCGGCTGGGTGCCGGCCTCGTCGAGCGTGGTCGTGGTGCGCGACCGCAAGCACATGGAGTGCCTCGACGAGCAGGCCGTCTACCTCAACCCGTCCGACGACGAGGCCCTCGGCTTCACCGCCCTGCTCGGCACCTCGCTCCAGACCACCCGCCGCTCCGACGCCCTGAAGATGGCCGCCACCCTGCTCACGGTCGGCCGCGAGGGCATGGGCGCCTGGGTGGACGCCTGCCACGCGCAGGCCCGGTACGCGGCGGGCCGGATCGCCGCCGCCGAGGGCCTGGAACTCGTGGCGGACCCGCTGCTCAGCACCGTCATCTTCCGCTGCGCGCCCACCGACGGGACGCCGGTCGACGACGAGAGCGCCTGGAACGCCGCGGTGCGCCGCAGGCTGATGACGGACGGCCGCGCCCTGCTGGCCCGGACGAAGATCGCCGGCCCGGACGGCACCCCGCGGGTGCACCTGAAGCTGGTCTTCCTCAACCCCATGACGACCGAGGACGACATCGACGCCCTGCTGGCGGACGTCTCGGCCGCGGCCCGCGGGCTCGCCCGCGAGGCGGCAGCGGAGCGTTAG
- a CDS encoding EamA family transporter: MSVDLGTSAPTSVSAPTSVSAPTGAGAARTGRGLGLGVVPAPVLMLIGMVSTQLGAAFAKQLFGTVGPATITLMRLGFSALVLLLWWRPSMRLDRRTAGSVAALGVAIAGMNICFYLAMARMPVGVALTVGMAGPLAVAGFASRRAADRLWIVLAALGIALLGWQGGAAGLTGLLIALACAVFWGSYVPLSKRVGAVLPGGGGLALAMAFGTVCSLPAGLAEGADALARPEVLAFGFGVAMLSSLVPYTCEMETLRRVSATVFGVLLSLEPAIGALVALAVLSETLSPAQVAGLVAVVVASIGVIRGSRKARSTPPSPPQGPPAPPTLTEGTHTS, translated from the coding sequence ATGAGTGTCGACCTCGGAACGAGCGCGCCGACGAGCGTGAGCGCGCCGACGAGCGTGAGCGCGCCGACGGGCGCGGGCGCGGCCAGGACCGGCCGGGGCCTCGGCCTCGGCGTGGTCCCGGCGCCTGTGCTCATGCTCATCGGCATGGTCAGCACCCAGCTGGGCGCCGCCTTCGCCAAGCAGCTGTTCGGCACCGTGGGGCCGGCCACCATCACCCTGATGCGGCTCGGCTTCTCGGCCCTGGTGCTGCTGCTGTGGTGGCGGCCCTCGATGCGCCTGGACCGGCGCACGGCCGGCTCGGTGGCGGCGCTCGGCGTGGCCATCGCCGGCATGAACATCTGCTTCTACCTCGCCATGGCCCGGATGCCGGTGGGCGTGGCGCTGACCGTCGGCATGGCGGGCCCCCTCGCCGTCGCGGGCTTCGCCTCGCGGCGCGCGGCGGACCGGCTGTGGATCGTGCTGGCCGCCCTGGGCATCGCGCTGCTCGGCTGGCAGGGCGGCGCGGCCGGCCTGACCGGCCTGCTGATCGCGCTGGCCTGCGCCGTGTTCTGGGGCTCGTACGTGCCCCTGTCGAAGCGGGTCGGGGCGGTGCTGCCGGGCGGCGGCGGGCTGGCGCTGGCCATGGCCTTCGGCACCGTCTGCTCGCTGCCGGCCGGTCTGGCCGAGGGCGCGGACGCGCTGGCCCGGCCCGAGGTGCTGGCGTTCGGCTTCGGTGTCGCGATGCTGTCCTCGCTCGTCCCGTACACCTGCGAGATGGAGACGCTGCGCCGGGTGTCCGCCACCGTCTTCGGGGTGCTGCTCAGCCTGGAACCGGCGATCGGCGCCCTGGTCGCCCTCGCCGTGCTGAGCGAGACGCTCTCCCCGGCGCAGGTGGCCGGTCTGGTCGCGGTCGTCGTGGCCTCGATCGGCGTCATCCGCGGCTCCCGCAAGGCGCGGTCCACACCGCCCTCCCCACCGCAGGGCCCTCCCGCTCCTCCCACCCTCACCGAAGGAACCCACACGTCATGA
- a CDS encoding quinone oxidoreductase family protein gives MRAVHVTEAGAPSALTLAELPEPAALPGQVVVRNAAIGLNFIDVYYRNGTYPAPYPLVPGQEAAGIVTAVGEGVDEITPGDRVAYATQLGAYAEFTSVPAAKLVSVPESVTLDDAAAVLLQGLAAHYLSHTSHPVASGETIVVLAAAGGLGRLLVQLAAHRGATVVAVASTKEKRETALAAGAHHAVPYEGFAEAVRELTGGEGAHAVYDSVGAATFETSLKALRRRGTLVVCGLSSGPVPPFDVELLRTSGSLYLTRPTLADHVPDAASLRAAAAEVFRYVAQGVLRPEVGARLPLGEAARAHELLEGRGTTGKVLLTP, from the coding sequence ATGCGAGCCGTCCATGTCACCGAGGCCGGTGCCCCCTCCGCCCTCACCCTCGCCGAGCTGCCCGAGCCGGCCGCCCTGCCCGGCCAGGTCGTCGTCCGCAACGCCGCCATCGGCCTCAACTTCATCGACGTCTACTACCGCAACGGCACCTACCCCGCCCCGTACCCGCTGGTCCCCGGCCAGGAGGCGGCCGGCATCGTCACCGCCGTCGGCGAGGGCGTCGACGAGATCACCCCGGGCGACCGGGTCGCCTACGCGACCCAGCTCGGCGCCTACGCCGAGTTCACGTCCGTCCCGGCGGCCAAGCTGGTCTCCGTCCCCGAGTCCGTGACCCTGGACGACGCGGCGGCCGTGCTGCTCCAGGGCCTGGCCGCGCACTACCTCAGCCACACCAGCCACCCGGTGGCGTCCGGCGAGACGATCGTCGTCCTCGCCGCCGCCGGCGGCCTCGGCCGGCTGCTCGTCCAGCTGGCCGCGCACCGGGGCGCCACGGTCGTCGCGGTGGCCTCCACCAAGGAGAAGCGCGAGACCGCCCTCGCGGCCGGCGCCCACCACGCCGTCCCGTACGAGGGCTTCGCGGAGGCCGTGCGCGAACTCACCGGCGGCGAGGGCGCGCACGCGGTCTACGACTCGGTCGGCGCGGCCACCTTCGAGACCAGCCTCAAGGCGCTGCGCCGCCGCGGCACCCTCGTCGTCTGCGGCCTGTCCAGCGGCCCCGTACCGCCCTTCGACGTGGAGCTGCTGCGCACCTCCGGCTCGCTCTACCTCACCCGCCCGACCCTCGCCGACCACGTGCCGGACGCGGCCTCGCTGCGAGCGGCGGCGGCCGAGGTCTTCCGGTACGTGGCCCAGGGCGTCCTGCGCCCCGAGGTGGGGGCGCGGCTGCCGCTGGGCGAGGCGGCGCGGGCGCACGAGCTGCTCGAAGGCCGCGGCACCACCGGCAAGGTGCTGCTGACGCCATGA
- a CDS encoding methylaspartate mutase has protein sequence MSLTSLPARGATPHSDAAAPLPTPAESAAYILQLGKPTAAEVLDRCRAQGRVAIQPRCGVGGHEEMKALLATLEAEASPDILTLTIDSHTRLLRFEEALRTLNLRPADLNGYPMVAHGWRRGRELNELVAAPLEIRHGSPDARTLFDVSVASGITSFEGGGISYNLPYSKAVPLADSLGAWQDVDRRCGELAEHGVVVDRELFGTLTAVLVPPSISLAISVLEAVLAARAGVRCISVAYPQGGHLAQDVAALRAIAVLAERYLPADVTVHAVLHEFMGVFPRDRGNAEDLIFYGALVARLGGASKLITKTHQEAYGIPDTTANVEGLRLADRANSPLLDFIRVDEDQVARELEWILAEVADLVEPLLARPDLIGAVVEAFAEGRLDIPFSASRYARSDLIPRRDRTGAIRYLSTGALPFSAEHVARNTELLHAVDGPDPALDALMRGLTGDINHFRHVFQEEERPTAATPVRVPVPAPDPAPVLTEPRN, from the coding sequence ATGAGCCTGACCTCGCTCCCGGCCCGGGGCGCCACCCCGCACTCCGACGCGGCCGCGCCGCTGCCGACACCGGCGGAGTCCGCCGCGTACATCCTCCAGCTCGGCAAGCCCACAGCGGCCGAGGTCCTCGACCGCTGCCGCGCCCAGGGCCGGGTCGCCATCCAGCCCCGCTGCGGCGTCGGCGGCCACGAGGAGATGAAGGCGCTCCTCGCGACCCTGGAGGCGGAGGCCTCGCCCGACATCCTCACCCTGACCATCGACTCGCACACCCGGCTGCTGCGCTTCGAGGAGGCGCTGCGCACCCTCAACCTGCGCCCGGCCGACCTCAACGGCTACCCGATGGTGGCGCACGGCTGGCGGCGCGGCCGCGAGCTCAACGAACTGGTCGCGGCGCCGCTGGAGATCCGGCACGGCTCGCCGGACGCCCGCACCCTGTTCGACGTCTCGGTGGCCTCCGGCATCACCTCCTTCGAGGGCGGCGGGATCTCCTACAACCTGCCCTACTCGAAGGCCGTGCCGCTCGCCGACTCGCTCGGCGCCTGGCAGGACGTGGACCGCCGCTGCGGCGAGCTCGCCGAGCACGGCGTGGTCGTCGACCGGGAGCTGTTCGGCACGCTCACCGCCGTGCTCGTGCCGCCGTCGATCAGCCTCGCGATCAGTGTCCTGGAGGCGGTGCTCGCCGCCCGCGCCGGCGTGCGCTGCATCTCCGTCGCCTACCCGCAGGGCGGCCACCTCGCCCAGGACGTCGCGGCGCTGCGCGCCATCGCCGTGCTCGCCGAGCGCTACCTGCCGGCCGACGTCACGGTCCACGCGGTGCTCCACGAGTTCATGGGGGTCTTCCCGCGCGACCGGGGCAACGCCGAGGACCTGATCTTCTACGGGGCCCTGGTCGCCCGGCTCGGCGGCGCCTCCAAGCTGATCACCAAGACCCACCAGGAGGCGTACGGGATCCCCGACACGACCGCCAACGTGGAGGGCCTGCGGCTCGCCGACCGCGCCAACTCGCCGCTGCTCGACTTCATCCGGGTCGACGAGGACCAGGTCGCCCGGGAGCTGGAGTGGATCCTCGCCGAGGTCGCCGACCTCGTCGAGCCGCTGCTGGCCCGCCCCGACCTCATCGGGGCGGTCGTCGAGGCCTTCGCCGAGGGCCGGCTCGACATCCCCTTCAGCGCCAGCCGGTACGCCCGCTCCGACCTGATCCCGCGACGCGACCGCACGGGCGCCATCCGCTACCTGTCCACGGGCGCGCTGCCCTTCTCGGCCGAGCACGTGGCCCGCAACACCGAGCTGCTGCACGCGGTGGACGGCCCGGACCCCGCCCTGGACGCGCTGATGCGCGGACTGACGGGCGACATCAACCACTTCCGCCACGTGTTCCAGGAGGAGGAGCGGCCGACCGCCGCCACCCCCGTCCGCGTCCCCGTCCCCGCCCCCGACCCCGCACCCGTGCTCACCGAACCGAGGAACTGA
- a CDS encoding cobalamin-dependent protein (Presence of a B(12) (cobalamin)-binding domain implies dependence on cobalamin itself, in one of its several forms, or in some unusual lineages, dependence on a cobalamin-like analog.), whose translation MRTTSHQEPAARTVILGVAASDSHAVANHLIAYSLRGLGFDVVNLGTCTPVDEFAEACARHPEAEAVVIGSLNGHVHEDLRGLDKAKQSGRIACPVIVGGNLSVGSHKDGSSHERLYAAGVDHILADPSELPGLLDALRADRERTAVTSGLAAS comes from the coding sequence ATGCGAACCACCTCCCACCAGGAACCAGCGGCTCGTACGGTCATCCTCGGCGTCGCCGCCAGTGACAGCCACGCCGTGGCCAACCACCTCATCGCCTACTCGCTGCGCGGCCTCGGCTTCGACGTCGTCAACCTCGGCACCTGCACCCCGGTCGACGAGTTCGCCGAGGCGTGCGCCCGGCACCCCGAGGCCGAGGCCGTCGTCATCGGCAGCCTCAACGGGCACGTCCACGAGGACCTGCGCGGCCTCGACAAGGCCAAGCAGTCCGGCCGGATCGCCTGCCCCGTGATCGTCGGCGGCAACCTGTCGGTCGGCAGCCACAAGGACGGCTCCTCGCACGAGCGCCTGTACGCGGCCGGCGTCGACCACATCCTGGCCGACCCGTCCGAGCTGCCCGGCCTGCTCGACGCGCTGCGCGCCGACCGCGAGCGCACCGCCGTGACCTCCGGACTGGCGGCGTCATGA
- a CDS encoding fatty acid desaturase translates to MSVINPEAPAARRTPAKPQPQPQPQPQPQAPAAVEPRQSMAGLPGFLQYPLTVFTGRALPRQRSLGWTPTFHLVTATASLLLGLAVGITGYALGGLGLLLLLPGWAMTLHGMRNLRMMVYHQCSHRNMYRSRKPDKAIGHAISSLLVIQNFARYSREHVADHHALGHMTLQDPTVQAFLVSLDMHPGMTRRQMWRRLLLKLVSPRFHFAFAVSRILSFSKESARSEKVTALTLYGTAVAATVLTGTWQALLVVWFVPLVPLFQISNTLRLCVKHTFPVAGLEDRRSRAYFTSLTNAIFIGDAAPSPELPAARRALAWSRWTLRMLFVHAPSRYLVLTGDTVVHDYHHRHPRSDDWSNYIFARQQDAEEAAAAGDPNRPPYHEVWGLVPAISYVFDSLSVADAEEFDVNRLKSVSKRELFAAFDD, encoded by the coding sequence ATGTCCGTGATCAACCCGGAAGCCCCCGCCGCCCGCCGCACCCCGGCCAAGCCGCAGCCGCAGCCCCAGCCGCAGCCGCAGCCGCAGGCGCCGGCCGCCGTCGAGCCCCGGCAGAGCATGGCCGGACTGCCCGGCTTCCTCCAGTACCCGCTCACGGTCTTCACCGGCCGCGCCCTGCCCCGGCAGCGCTCCCTCGGCTGGACGCCCACCTTCCACCTGGTGACCGCGACCGCCTCGCTGCTCCTCGGGCTCGCGGTCGGCATCACGGGGTACGCGCTCGGCGGCCTCGGCCTGCTGTTGCTGCTGCCCGGCTGGGCGATGACCCTGCACGGGATGCGCAACCTCCGGATGATGGTCTACCACCAGTGCTCGCACCGGAACATGTACCGGAGCCGAAAGCCCGACAAGGCCATCGGCCACGCCATATCGAGCCTGCTCGTCATCCAGAACTTCGCCCGCTACAGCCGTGAGCACGTCGCCGACCACCACGCGCTGGGCCACATGACGCTCCAGGACCCCACGGTCCAGGCCTTCCTGGTCAGCCTGGACATGCACCCGGGCATGACCCGCCGCCAGATGTGGCGCCGGCTGCTGCTCAAGCTGGTCTCGCCGCGCTTCCACTTCGCGTTCGCCGTCTCCCGCATCCTGTCCTTCTCCAAGGAGTCGGCCCGCAGCGAGAAGGTCACCGCGCTCACGCTGTACGGCACGGCCGTCGCCGCGACCGTCCTGACCGGCACCTGGCAGGCGCTGCTCGTCGTCTGGTTCGTGCCGCTGGTCCCGCTCTTCCAGATCAGCAACACCCTGCGCCTCTGCGTGAAGCACACCTTCCCGGTCGCGGGCCTGGAGGACCGGCGCAGCCGCGCCTACTTCACCTCGCTCACCAACGCCATCTTCATCGGCGACGCGGCCCCCTCGCCCGAGCTGCCGGCCGCCCGGCGCGCCCTCGCCTGGAGCCGCTGGACGCTGCGGATGCTGTTCGTGCACGCCCCGTCCCGCTACCTGGTGCTGACCGGCGACACGGTCGTCCACGACTACCACCACCGCCACCCGCGCAGCGACGACTGGTCCAACTACATCTTCGCCCGCCAGCAGGACGCCGAGGAGGCCGCCGCGGCCGGTGACCCCAACCGGCCGCCGTACCACGAGGTGTGGGGCCTGGTGCCCGCGATCAGCTACGTCTTCGACTCGCTGTCCGTCGCCGACGCCGAGGAGTTCGACGTCAACCGTCTGAAGTCGGTCAGCAAGCGCGAGCTGTTCGCCGCCTTCGACGACTGA
- a CDS encoding flavin reductase family protein encodes MDSETFREAMAHLAAPLTVVTTRDATGRRWGFTASAVTSVSMDPPLVLVGLGNDSSCREALSSSPEFVVNVLGEHHTEVAGRFARRGVDRFAEGGFTTWPESGLPYLTDATAVFRCTAVDRIPMGDHQLLIGELTGLRTHGEAKPLLWYRRGFRAAGPTPAGGAR; translated from the coding sequence GTGGACAGTGAGACGTTCCGCGAGGCGATGGCCCACCTGGCGGCCCCGCTGACCGTCGTCACCACCCGGGACGCGACCGGCCGCCGCTGGGGCTTCACCGCCAGCGCGGTGACCTCGGTCTCGATGGACCCGCCGCTCGTCCTGGTCGGCCTGGGGAACGACTCCAGCTGCCGGGAGGCGCTGAGCTCCTCGCCCGAGTTCGTGGTCAACGTGCTGGGCGAGCACCACACCGAGGTCGCCGGCCGCTTCGCCCGCCGCGGCGTGGACCGCTTCGCCGAGGGCGGCTTCACCACCTGGCCCGAGAGCGGACTGCCCTACCTCACCGACGCCACCGCGGTGTTCCGCTGCACGGCCGTCGACCGGATACCGATGGGCGACCACCAGCTGCTCATCGGCGAGCTCACCGGGCTGCGCACCCACGGGGAGGCCAAGCCGCTCCTCTGGTACCGGCGGGGCTTCCGCGCCGCGGGCCCGACGCCCGCGGGAGGTGCCCGGTGA
- a CDS encoding MFS transporter: MTGERTRRGLFGTGVLVGLMAEQVVMFSVPLLIFQQTRQVSSLGVAYAVEWLPCLLAYPFAGLVADRDGGPRLFSRANTARAAVLACAVLLVALRPEWTVPVLMTTGALLSTLVAPIRMSIEKVVPQLAQGSDLARTQSLVQNMELLAMALGPGLAMVAVLFLGKVWLLALAGALFAAAASCWLVLPRTAAAAPAEARGAGAIVTELALGWRLLVGNRPVMLLAGLNFAINLVFSTVLAANAAVVTGVLKAPESQYAMLNMFVGIVGLLNLLLTPLLLRKFDVNFLGSLGYTVLTGCLLLLGTASSFWLYAAAFVVAMSGVAYFNIFNRTQRVKAIPREHLGKVMGPFFLVGLLSYPMGGLLISTFGASVGPQRLVAALAVLLGVYGAVFMPLTIRSFRAKEVSRVGAGTEPALSGGQ; this comes from the coding sequence ATGACCGGCGAACGCACCCGCCGGGGCCTGTTCGGCACCGGCGTCCTGGTCGGCCTGATGGCCGAGCAGGTCGTGATGTTCAGCGTCCCGCTGCTCATCTTCCAGCAGACCCGCCAGGTCTCCTCGCTCGGCGTCGCCTACGCCGTCGAGTGGCTGCCCTGCCTCCTCGCGTACCCCTTCGCGGGTCTGGTCGCGGACCGGGACGGCGGCCCCCGGCTGTTCTCCCGGGCCAACACCGCCCGCGCGGCGGTCCTCGCCTGCGCGGTGCTGCTGGTCGCGCTGCGGCCGGAGTGGACGGTGCCGGTCCTGATGACGACCGGCGCCCTGCTCTCCACGCTGGTCGCGCCGATCCGGATGTCCATCGAGAAGGTCGTCCCGCAGCTCGCCCAGGGCTCCGACCTGGCCAGGACCCAGTCCCTGGTGCAGAACATGGAGCTGCTGGCCATGGCGCTCGGACCCGGCCTCGCGATGGTGGCGGTGCTGTTCCTCGGCAAGGTCTGGCTGCTGGCCCTCGCCGGCGCGCTGTTCGCGGCCGCCGCCTCCTGCTGGCTGGTGCTGCCGCGCACGGCCGCGGCGGCGCCGGCCGAGGCCCGGGGCGCCGGGGCGATCGTGACCGAACTGGCCCTGGGCTGGCGGCTCCTGGTCGGCAACCGGCCGGTCATGCTGCTGGCCGGCCTCAACTTCGCGATCAACCTGGTCTTCTCGACCGTCCTCGCCGCCAACGCGGCGGTGGTCACCGGCGTCCTGAAGGCCCCCGAGTCGCAGTACGCGATGCTCAACATGTTCGTCGGCATCGTCGGACTGCTCAACCTGCTGCTGACCCCGCTGCTGCTGCGGAAGTTCGACGTGAACTTCCTCGGCTCGCTCGGCTACACGGTCCTGACCGGCTGCCTGCTGCTGCTCGGCACGGCCTCGTCCTTCTGGCTGTACGCGGCGGCCTTCGTGGTCGCGATGTCCGGGGTCGCGTACTTCAACATCTTCAACCGCACCCAGCGGGTGAAGGCCATCCCCCGGGAGCACCTGGGCAAGGTGATGGGCCCGTTCTTCCTGGTCGGGCTCCTGTCCTACCCGATGGGCGGCCTGCTCATCAGCACCTTCGGGGCGAGCGTCGGCCCGCAGCGGCTGGTCGCCGCGCTGGCCGTCCTGCTCGGGGTGTACGGAGCGGTCTTCATGCCGCTGACCATCCGCAGCTTCCGTGCGAAGGAGGTGTCCCGTGTCGGCGCTGGAACTGAGCCCGCCCTGTCCGGTGGACAGTGA
- a CDS encoding LLM class flavin-dependent oxidoreductase, with the protein MAELRFHWGSSLDSGQKKSTQKYRSDLLDLDGAIEFAQDADALGVESLLMAQSYTLPDPLPIIGALARETERVKYILAYRPGLLSPTLFTQIVNTVSWISDGRIALNVVAGTSPVEQGYYGDFLAHDERYAREGEFLDILHRLWGDGKPVSFTGDHYKVVDAQLGLGHKGGGRPEIYISGNSAVAQQTAIRYGDCWFRYGDTPEEIAKAAAPLVAAGTDVGLRLQVLARETREEALTELAEIMSETDENHRAYVKAFVEAGDSEAVKNSMRLAEEAGHGWLSPVLYSGAVAYRGGPALCLVGSYEEVAAYLMEYKAAGVGQFIFSGWPARDEMRIFFGKVLPVVRAYEKELDGSLAGAR; encoded by the coding sequence GGCCAGAAGAAGTCGACGCAGAAGTACCGGTCCGACCTGCTCGACCTGGACGGTGCGATCGAGTTCGCGCAGGACGCGGACGCCCTCGGCGTGGAGTCCCTGCTGATGGCGCAGAGCTACACGCTGCCCGACCCGCTGCCGATCATCGGCGCGCTGGCGCGGGAGACCGAGCGGGTCAAGTACATCCTGGCGTACCGCCCCGGCCTGCTCTCCCCGACGCTCTTCACCCAGATCGTCAACACCGTGTCGTGGATCTCCGACGGCCGGATCGCACTGAACGTCGTCGCCGGCACCTCCCCGGTCGAGCAGGGCTACTACGGCGACTTCCTCGCCCACGACGAGCGCTACGCCCGGGAGGGCGAGTTCCTCGACATCCTGCACCGGCTGTGGGGCGACGGGAAGCCGGTGTCCTTCACCGGCGACCACTACAAGGTCGTCGACGCCCAGCTCGGCCTCGGCCACAAGGGCGGCGGCCGCCCCGAGATCTACATCAGCGGCAACTCGGCCGTCGCCCAGCAGACCGCGATCCGCTACGGCGACTGCTGGTTCCGCTACGGGGACACCCCCGAGGAGATCGCCAAGGCGGCCGCCCCGCTGGTCGCCGCGGGCACCGACGTCGGTCTGCGGCTCCAGGTGCTCGCCCGCGAGACCCGCGAGGAGGCGCTCACCGAGCTCGCCGAGATCATGAGCGAGACCGACGAGAACCACCGGGCGTACGTGAAGGCCTTCGTCGAGGCCGGCGACTCCGAGGCGGTCAAGAACTCGATGCGCCTCGCCGAGGAGGCCGGACACGGCTGGCTCTCGCCGGTCCTCTACTCCGGCGCGGTGGCCTACCGCGGCGGCCCGGCGCTCTGCCTGGTCGGCAGCTACGAGGAGGTCGCCGCCTACCTGATGGAGTACAAGGCGGCGGGCGTCGGCCAGTTCATCTTCTCCGGCTGGCCGGCCCGCGACGAGATGCGCATCTTCTTCGGCAAGGTCCTGCCCGTGGTCCGCGCGTACGAGAAGGAGCTCGACGGCTCCCTTGCGGGCGCGCGATGA